Proteins encoded within one genomic window of Panicum virgatum strain AP13 chromosome 1N, P.virgatum_v5, whole genome shotgun sequence:
- the LOC120655180 gene encoding protein FAR1-RELATED SEQUENCE 5-like, producing the protein MSDRNPTSKEYGNASYDEEMFRTMSHAAARHTTLDECWDLVKKAFSSEMEAYIFYNKYARDKGFSVRRKKVRRAKRSGALLFRHFLCSREGQRDAKWLDKDVCGRRPRALTLWECQAKLEIKLDQARGVWYVQKNLDEHNHRLDTQDEVPFLWSHRKMKDFQKTEIMAMEGVGIRKHVIMDVLQYRYGGYGEVGIIRKDAYNFSSRYKRSRIADGDAMAVLGLMQSRQKDDPDFYYDYQMDGDEHLKTMFWCDSQSRMDYQSFGDVVIFDSTYRMNRYKMPFVPFVGMNHHRSTTVFGCGQWRSQGASQAGADSR; encoded by the exons ATGTCTGATCGAAATCCAACGTCAAAG GAATATGGCAATGCTAGTTATGATGAAGAAATGTTTAGGACAATGTCACATGCTGCAGCTCGGCACACTACATTGGATGAGTGTTGGGACCTAGTAAAGAAGGCCTTTTCATCGGAGATGGAGGCTTACATTTTCTATAACAAGTATGCAAGGGATAAGGGTTTTAGTGTTAGAAGGAAGAAAGTGAGGCGTGCAAAGCGGTCTGGAGCACTATTATTTAGACATTTCTTGTGTTCTAGAGAAGGACAACGAGATGCCAAATGGCTTGATAAGGATGTTTGCGGTCGTAGACCAAGAGCACTAACTCTGTGGGAATGTCAGGCGAAACTGGAGATTAAACTGGATCAAGCCAGAGGAGTCTGgtatgtgcaaaaaaatttagatGAGCACAACCATCGCTTAGATACGCAAGATGAAGTCCCTTTCCTGTGGTCTCACCGGAAAATGAAGGATTTCCAGAAAACAGAGATCATGGCAATGGAAGGAGTTGGAATCCGTAAGCATGTCATTATGGATGTTCTTCAATACAGATATGGTGGATATGGTGAAGTCGGCATCATTAGGAAGGATGCATACAACTTTTCTTCTAGGTACAAGAGATCACGGATAGCTGATGGTGATGCAATGGCAGTGTTAGGTCTCATGCAGAGTAGGCAGAAGGATGATCCTGACTTTTATTATGATTACCAAATGGATGGTGATGAACACCTGAAGACCATGTTTTGGTGTGATAGCCAATCTCGTATGGACTATCAATCATTTGGTGATGTCGTAATCTTTGATAGTACTTACCGGATGAACAGGTATAAGATGCCCTTTGTTCCCTTTGTTGGGATGAACCACCACAGAAGCACAACTGTATTTGGTTGtgggcagtggcggagccagggggCAAGTCAAGCAGGGGCCGATTCGAGGTAA